CGTGAAGTCTACACAcgtcctccacttcccattcaGCTTTTTCACAAGCACCGGATTTGCGAGCCATTCAGGGTAGAAGGATTCTCTAATCAGCCCCACTTCCAACAACTGgtctacttcttcttttaatgctatCGCCCTTTCCCCACTCACCGGGCGACGCTTCTGACGTATGCCTGTAGAATTTGGGAAGATGTTCAACCAATGACACATCACCCCTGGTTCAATTCCTACCAtgtctgaatgactccatgcgaagaCATCGAGATTTACAATCAAGAAACGGGTAAGACTTTCCCTCATTTCATCGCTTAGCTGAgatcccactttcaaaaccttGCTTGGGTCATCTTTGTCGACCGGGACATGTATTGTATCTTCGGCCGGCCCCATTTTCTCGGCGGGCACagggatcctgggatccaaatcgaaatcaaagtctcgggggtcCTTGACCTCCACTCTTGCATCTGAGGGCGCATCCTCATGCAGGGGAGCATCCACCTCAGTGCAAGGTATGGTTTTGTACAACAAAGGAGCGGAGGGCGCGTCCTCACTTGGAGGAACATCAACCTCAATACTATTTTTACTCATTAAGGGCGCGTCCTCTttttgaggagcatcaacctcgAAGCTACTTTTAAGACTTTGTAAAATCTCATTTCGTCCTTCTAACTTTTCTCCGTTAACCTCATTTTGCATGATCCCTTCTACATGGTTCTCCTCAACTTCTTCCACACTACGGATCCTCGAAACAGTTCCTAGCATCAAAACGGGGGTTTCAGTAACAGGAgtttcttcttccttcagaccTTCCATAAAATAATGGGCATGAACCTCCCCACTTGGTTTTGTCTGAATGTCCTCCGCATCCTCAAGTGGAGGATCTTTTCCCTCATATCTTCTCCTGCGGAATTCTTTAATCGCCTTGTGATAGCAATCGCGCGATTCATACTGCGACCCTCTCAGACTGCCCACCCTGTTAGGCATTGGAAACTTGATCATTAAATGATGCATCGAAGTTATTACCCTGAATGCTCGCAACCACGGTCTGCCCACCAACACATTGTGAGCGGATTCCTGATCCAGCACTTTAAAGTCTATCATTTGAGTGACAGATAGAGCTCCCTCCCTAAGTGTGACAGGGAGCCTAACCGAACCCATAACTCTCACTGCCTCTCCAGTAAAGCCATAGACGTGTGCATCCTCAAAGTACATGTCACTATCTGGGAAACCCAATTTTTTGTATATGCTGTAATACAGGATGTTTGCAGAGCTCCCATTATCCAAGAAGACCCGATGCACGTTCATCGCCCCAATAAGCATAGTTATCACCAGCGCATCATTATGGGGATGATGCACCCATCTTGACTCTCTCTCCCTGAACGTAATATCAGCAGATTCACCTTTGAATATTTTGGAGGTCTATCATCCAAGCTATGGACGTTGGTGAGTGGGGGATGTCATGCCTCTCTTGCATTCCTCTCCAACGCCCGGTTACTATCACCAACAAACGGATGTCCTCCAAAGATTGCCCGAATACTTCCAGCCCTTTGGAACTTAACCTCCGCCGTCTTTTCGACATCCTCTGTCTGTGTGGGATACCTTTCATCTTTCCCCTTGTCATTGTTTCCTCTGCGTC
This sequence is a window from Apium graveolens cultivar Ventura chromosome 9, ASM990537v1, whole genome shotgun sequence. Protein-coding genes within it:
- the LOC141686015 gene encoding uncharacterized protein LOC141686015, yielding MNVHRVFLDNGSSANILYYSIYKKLGFPDSDMYFEDAHVYGFTGEAVRVMGSVRLPVTLREGALSVTQMIDFKVLDQESAHNVLVGRPWLRAFRVITSMHHLMIKFPMPNRVGSLRGSQYESRDCYHKAIKEFRRRRYEGKDPPLEDAEDIQTKPSGEVHAHYFMEGLKEEETPVTETPVLMLGTVSRIRSVEEVEENHVEGIMQNEVNGEKLEGRNEILQSLKSSFEVDAPQKEDAPLMSKNSIEVDVPPSEDAPSAPLLYKTIPCTEVDAPLHEDAPSDARVEVKDPRDFDFDLDPRIPVPAEKMGPAEDTIHVPVDKDDPSKVLKVGSQLSDEMRESLTRFLIVNLDVFAWSHSDMVGIEPGVMCHWLNIFPNSTGIRQKRRPVSGERAIALKEEVDQLLEVGLIRESFYPEWLANPVLVKKLNGKWRTCVDFTDLNKACPKDSFPLPRIDQLVDATAGHALLSFIDAYSGYNQIPMYGPDQEHTSFITDRGLYCYIGMPFGLINAGATYQRLVNMMFKNQIGRTMEVYVDDMLVKSKVANDHIKHLMEMFNILRRFCMKLNPQKCVFGMESGKFLGFIVNHRGIEVNPAKIKALLDMKSPTTVKQVQSLTGRIAALNRFVSKSSDRCKEFFKAIKLAGKNFVWTPECEEAFRKIKEQLGNPPMLAKPLDGESLILYLAVSEYSISAVLVREEDGQQSPVYYVSKRLHDAETRYTSMEKLVYALILASRNLRPYFQAHRVEIRMHTR